A region from the Chrysoperla carnea chromosome 4, inChrCarn1.1, whole genome shotgun sequence genome encodes:
- the LOC123298096 gene encoding 40S ribosomal protein S3-A: MATPISKKRKFVGDGVFKAELNEFLTRELAEDGYSGVEVRVTPTRTEIIIMATRTQNVLGEKGRRIRELTSVVQKRFNFPEHSVELYAEKVATRGLCAIAQAESLRYKLIGGLAVRRACYGVLRFIMESGAKGCEVVVSGKLRGQRAKSMKFVDGLMIHSGDPCNDYVDTATRHVLLRQGVLGIKVKIMLPWDPHGKTGPKRPLPDNVSVVEPKDEVLPTNPSSDIKAVKPEFATPIPVVD, from the exons ATGGCAAccccaatttcaaaaaaacggaag tttgtaGGAGATGGAGTATTCAAAGctgaattaaatgaatttttaaccaGAGAATTAGCCGAAGATGGATATTCTGGTGTTGAAGTACGTGTTACCCCAACACGtactgaaattattattatggccACAAGAACACAAAATGTTTTAGGTGAAAAAGGCCGCAGAATTCGTGAATTAACATCTGTTGTTCAAAAACGTTTCAACTTCCCAGAACATTCAGTCGAATTATACGCCGAAAAg gttgCCACTCGTGGTTTATGTGCAATCGCCCAAGCTGAATCACTTCGTTACAAGTTAATTGGAGGTTTAGCTGTCCGTCGTGCTTGCTATGGTGTATTAAGATTCATTATGGAATCCGGCGCAAAAGGATGTGAAGTCGTCGTATCTGGTAAATTACGTGGTCAACGTGCTAAATCAATGAAATTCGTTGATGGTCTTATGATTCATTCTGGTGATCCATGCAATGATTATGTAGACACAGCCACACGACACGTATTACTCAGACAGGGTGTATTGGGTATTAAGGTCAAAATTATGTTACCATGGGATCCACATGGTAAGACTGGTCCAAAACGACCATTACCTGATAATGTGTCTGTTGTTGAACCAAAAGATGAAGTTTTACCAACAAATCCATCTAGTGATATCAAAGCGGTAAAACCTGAATTTGCAACACCTATTCCAGTTGTTGattaa
- the LOC123298089 gene encoding cathepsin O-like, which produces MADVRQILTILGMTCLLFFGIPIRIDKPEKIKEKLFLTYVNKFNKSYKYNVTELNRRFASFKESLKMIEELNAGRTFNSSAYYGLTQFSDMDFGEFNTHHLKNNHEKVKKRVQMRQKNSMNNNEASNEILVTRLRRALLPEKFDWRDKGVVTPVYNQKLCGACWAFSTVETLETMNAIKTGVLEKLSVQEAIDCSSSVNDGCSGGDICSLLQWMFAKQIKIEPATDYPLKWKTGVCLLKGASYGVGITEYACNTYSKNEKLILDLIANHGPVAVAVNALTWQNYLGGVIQFHCDSSLDMLNHAVQIVGYDLTAEIPHYIVRNSWGESFGEKGYLKIAIGSNMCGLAHEVASIYV; this is translated from the exons ATGGCAGACGTACGACAAATATTAACAATTCTTGGAAtgacttgtttattattttttggaataccAATTCGTATTGATAAACCagagaaaataaaagaaaaa ttatttttaacttacgttaataaatttaacaaatcgTATAAGTATAATGTAACGGAGTTAAATCGAAGATTTGCATCATTTAAG GAATCGTTGAAAATGATTGAAGAGTTAAATGCAGGTAGAACTTTTAATAGTAGTGCGTATTATGGTCTAACACAATTTTCTGACATGGATTTCGGTGAATTCAATACACATCATTTGAAGAATAAtcatgaaaaagtaaaaaaacgtGTACAAATGCGACAAAAAAATAGTATGAACAATAATGAAGCATCAAATGAAATATTAGTGACTCGTTTACGGCGAGCATTATtacctgaaaaatttgattgGCGTGATAAAGGTGTGGTAACGCCtgtttataatcaaaaattatgtgGAGCTTGTTGGGCATTTAGCACAGTCGAAACGCTAGAAACAATGAATGCAATTAAAACAGGTGTTTTAGAAAAGTTAAGTGTACAAGAGGCAATTGATTGTTCGAGTAGTGTGAATGATGGATGTTCGGGTGGTGATATTTGTAGTTTATTACAATGGATGTTtgctaaacaaattaaaattgaaccaGCCACAGATTATCCATTGAAATGGAAAACTGGCGTTTGTTTGTTAAAAGGTGCAAGTTATGGCGTTGGAATTACGGAATATGCTTGTAATAC gtattcaaaaaatgaaaaattgatattagaTTTAATCGCAAATCATGGACCTGTCGCTGTTGCTGTAAATGCATTAACTTGGCAAAATTATTTAGGTGGTGTCATACAATTTCATTGTGATAGTTCATTAGACATGTTAAATCATGCTGTACAAATTGTAGGCTATGATTTAACTGCAGAAATTCCACATTATATTGTACGAAATTCATGGGGTGAAAGTTTTGGTGAGAAAGGTTACCTAAAAATTGCTATAGGTAGTAATATGTGTGGATTAGCTCATGAAGTAGCATCAATTTATGTGTGA